In a single window of the Montipora capricornis isolate CH-2021 chromosome 11, ASM3666992v2, whole genome shotgun sequence genome:
- the LOC138023043 gene encoding uncharacterized protein, with translation MSDNSLNRTKGDTADFSGPCGGYEYQPNSTGYLTLLTSAMSCQPAVQILREIIATPGDQTSVSLLIYANKSSDIPYRQELQKYAVQDKRIQVSLTVTEVDCDDWEGGEGYIDSKLLSSKLPSPEETSHSLLVCGGPRMIMGVLNGLRELGYSSEKVFVYGPFGVQQIRAVYGKFAKLAQQREISNNINNIKLNGHCH, from the exons ATGTCGGATAATAGCTTAAATCGAACCAAAG GTGATACCGCGGATTTCTCCGGACCTTGCGGTGGATACGAATACCAACCCAATTCTACTGGTTACCTGACCCTCCTGACATCAGCTATGTCATGTCAGCCAGCTGTTCAGATATTGCGTGAAATAATAGCCACTCCGGGCGACCAGACTTCCGTGTCTCTCTTGATATACGCCAACAAGTCATCTGATATCCCTTACCGACAAGAACTACAGAAGTATGCTGTACAAGACAAAAGAATTCAAGTGTCACTTACTGTCACTGAAGTGGACTGTGATGATTGGGAGGGAGGAGAGGGTTACATCGATTCAAAGCTCCTATCCAGTAAGCTCCCCTCTCCTGAAGAAACCAGTCATAGCTTGTTGGTATGTGGTGGTCCTCGCATGATCATGGGAGTACTCAACGGGCTCCGAGAATTGGGGTACTCAAGTGAGAAGGTCTTTGTGTACGGCCCTTTTGGTGTCCAACAAATTAGAGCTGTCTACGGGAAGTTTGCAAAGCTAGCGCAGCAAAGAGAGATCAGCAACAACATCAATAACATAAAACTGAATGGACATTGCCATTGA
- the LOC138024128 gene encoding kelch-like protein 2, whose translation MQREQDHLCEITLVAKEGKEFKAHKNVLSAASPFFVKLLQTEMKEKDEGIVRFEEISEPILEKLLEFIYTGEVEIDDEQNAKDLIIAADYLLLMCLKTAAGRFLEHRSTNANCISTLHFAKKYQCEELENNSRKFILDNFTGVAESDEFLNLDADEVSGWISSDEIYIEAEEDIFAIIQKWIEHKEGDRKAKFEELFTHLRLAYMSHDLLLDLMKNELVKVNSCCRDKVLAAILSSDYGEDTQSPRKRVGTHAIVVRGGKYTFCYLPEKDIWKRLADGQTSYRIQGTNTIVFRDQWYIDSGRAERYDPVFDSWSSLNDFDLFGGEVVVKGQMYRLTPSGNQVTVAKYNVGVQTWQNVHSSQMEWRNEACVLSVNNSIFVIGGKKEYYAVSKVEKFDTVLKKWEEVADMQKAKRNAFGMASQGKIYVAGGGHSRSCEVYSISSNEWQVIGNLFSCHLRRMVCVNGILYVLGGSTYDCRIDSYDPTLNKWTKKTSIPVDSMPEEECRNLEYTGCALKLSKTVLKKALDQ comes from the coding sequence ATGCAACGAGAACAAGATCATTTGTGCGAAATAACCTTGGTGGCTAAAGAAGGGAAAGAATTCAAGGCACATAAAAATGTGCTTTCGGCAGCGAGTCCCTTCTTCGTTAAGCTTCTCCAGACTGAGATGAAAGAAAAGGATGAAGGAATTGTTCGATTCGAGGAGATCTCAGAGCCAATTCTGGAGAAGCTGCTGGAGTTCATCTACACAGGCGAAGTAGAAATCGATGATGAACAGAATGCTAAGGATTTGATAATCGCAGCGGATTATTTACTGCTCATGTGCTTGAAAACCGCCGCTGGGCGATTTCTCGAGCATCGATCGACAAACGCTAATTGTATTTCGACTCTTCATTTTGCTAAGAAGTACCAATGTGAAGAACTTGAGAACAACAGCAGAAAGTTTATCCTCGACAACTTCACTGGCGTTGCAGAATCGGACGAATTCCTGAACTTGGATGCCGACGAGGTAAGCGGTTGGATTTCAAGTGATGAAATTTACATTGAAGCTGAAGAGGATATTTTCGCCATCATCCAAAAGTGGATTGAACATAAAGAGGGCGATCGAAAGGCAAAGTTTGAAGAATTGTTTACTCACCTTCGACTAGCTTACATGTCACATGATCTCTTGCTCGATCTCATGAAGAACGAACTTGTGAAGGTAAACTCTTGTTGTCGGGATAAAGTGCTGGCGGCTATTTTATCTAGCGACTACGGTGAAGACACACAGTCACCAAGAAAAAGAGTTGGAACACACGCCATCGTGGTTCGTGGGGGGAAGTACACCTTTTGTTATCTTCCAGAGAAAGACATCTGGAAACGTTTGGCAGACGGACAAACAAGTTACAGAATCCAGGGGACAAACACGATAGTGTTCCGTGATCAATGGTACATCGATTCAGGCAGAGCCGAGAGGTATGATCCTGTGTTTGACAGCTGGTCCTCTTTGAACGATTTCGATCTTTTTGGTGGAGAGGTAGTCGTAAAGGGGCAAATGTATCGCCTCACTCCCTCTGGAAATCAGGTCACCGTCGCCAAATATAATGTGGGTGTTCAGACATGGCAAAACGTTCATTCATCGCAAATGGAGTGGAGGAATGAAGCCTGTGTGCTTTCTGTCAACAACTCTATTTTTGTCATTGGTGGTAAAAAAGAATATTATGCTGTTTCAAAAGTGGAGAAATTTGATACTGTACTTAAGAAATGGGAAGAAGTCGCAGATATGCAGAAAGCAAAGCGCAATGCGTTTGGAATGGCTTCTCAAGGGAAGATATATGTGGCTGGAGGAGGACACTCACGTTCCTGTGAAGTGTACAGTATCTCCTCAAATGAATGGCAGGTGATTGGAAACTTGTTTTCGTGTCATCTGCGAAGAATGGTGTGTGTTAATGGAATATTGTATGTACTGGGCGGCTCAACATACGATTGCCGCATTGATAGCTATGATCCTACACTGAATAAATGGACCAAAAAGACCTCCATACCTGTGGACAGTATGCCTGAAGAAGAATGCAGAAACCTTGAATATACAGGCTGTGCATTAAAACTTTCTAAAACAGTGCTTAAAAAGGCACTAGACCAGTGA